One segment of Formicincola oecophyllae DNA contains the following:
- a CDS encoding HlyD family secretion protein, producing MSRKRIMAALGSAALLGVVAWGADRLILGEGLLGPATSVETNDAYVTADFTLVAPKVAGRIDRVIAQDNERVQQGEELAHIEDDDYRASLMVAQGKTGAARAEVATTEGALARQGALITAARASVAASEAALDFARANARRYQMLSNGGAATREQQQNTATQLRTAQATLAREQAGLNAAERQVPILTAQLARARSTLLRMEGEERQAKLDLSYCTIPAPFAGVVGARGVRVGAYVMRGAPLLAVVPVQQAYVLANFQETQLTHVLPGQRALVWVDTFPGHPLRAHVDSVPPATGVAFSPIQPDNATGNFTKVVQRLPVKLVFDPGQPLTKRVRVGMSAEARIILGTPEGPHAKDKRYGWN from the coding sequence ATGAGCCGCAAACGCATTATGGCCGCCCTGGGCAGCGCCGCCCTTTTAGGGGTTGTGGCCTGGGGGGCTGACCGCCTCATCCTGGGGGAGGGTCTGCTTGGCCCCGCCACCAGCGTTGAAACCAATGACGCCTACGTGACGGCCGACTTCACGCTTGTCGCCCCCAAGGTGGCGGGCCGGATTGACCGCGTCATCGCCCAGGACAACGAACGCGTGCAGCAAGGCGAGGAGCTGGCCCACATTGAAGATGACGACTACCGCGCCAGCTTGATGGTAGCCCAGGGCAAGACGGGCGCCGCCCGCGCTGAGGTCGCCACCACGGAGGGCGCCTTAGCGCGCCAGGGGGCCCTTATCACCGCAGCGCGCGCAAGCGTTGCAGCAAGCGAGGCCGCTCTGGACTTCGCCCGCGCCAATGCGCGCCGCTACCAGATGCTTTCTAACGGGGGGGCAGCCACAAGGGAGCAGCAGCAGAACACCGCAACGCAGCTGCGCACAGCCCAGGCTACCCTGGCGCGGGAGCAGGCGGGGCTGAACGCGGCTGAACGGCAGGTGCCTATCCTTACAGCGCAGCTGGCGCGTGCCCGCAGCACCCTGCTGCGGATGGAGGGGGAGGAGAGGCAGGCCAAGCTTGACCTTTCCTACTGCACCATCCCAGCGCCGTTCGCAGGCGTTGTGGGCGCGCGCGGGGTGCGCGTTGGCGCCTACGTTATGCGCGGCGCGCCGCTGCTGGCCGTTGTGCCTGTTCAGCAAGCCTACGTTCTGGCCAATTTCCAGGAAACGCAGCTGACGCACGTCCTGCCAGGGCAGCGGGCGCTTGTTTGGGTGGACACTTTCCCAGGTCACCCGCTGCGCGCCCATGTGGATTCAGTGCCGCCCGCCACTGGGGTGGCCTTCTCCCCCATCCAGCCAGACAACGCCACAGGCAACTTTACCAAAGTGGTGCAGCGCCTGCCCGTCAAGCTGGTGTTTGACCCTGGCCAACCCCTGACCAAGCGCGTGCGGGTCGGCATGTCAGCTGAGGCGCGCATTATCCTGGGCACGCCAGAAGGCCCCCACGCCAAGGACAAGCGCTATGGCTGGAACTGA
- a CDS encoding MFS transporter, whose product MINTPPACAGQARFVAPLAPPTQAPVPTHQGPALQPAQAANAPFTGRLAVGLCGVLLAVLLAGFNEHVTEGGLADLSGALSLGHDDATWLTALFEAFNIAAMAFAPWFAVTFSIRWLALAMLALAAASALWLPFCPNLPTLWLTRCIQGLACGSLPPLLMTVALRYLPPNIKIYGLGAYALTSTFGPNLGLPLVGYLFEGAGWHWLSWDIVPLCAAAMGAIAWGLPQDPLKLERFRQFDWLGLITGLPAICFLVIGLFEGDRLDWFRNPAITHLILAGLVLFAAFLINEWHHPVPFFRIQLLKSRNVSDALLTLTGVLVLDVATLQVPETFLEAVHHLRPIQIAPLALGLALPQLGTLVLVAAFCNLRWVDCRHVLLAGLGLQGLSYFLASWIDFDWMGGDFGPMMALQALSQPMIVIPILMLATLSLQPTDGPFISGMFNMTKGFAAAVATALLGALLRRREQYHSTMLLDHHGAVRFQLNGLADGAPGLILSRQLQPHLQARQATALFHGTVHTQATILACADILTIMVGLCGALFALNLILPQRVYPPGSAQPKPPPAQSFPAQPLPAQRRGT is encoded by the coding sequence ATGATAAACACCCCCCCAGCCTGCGCAGGCCAAGCGCGCTTTGTCGCCCCCCTGGCCCCGCCAACCCAGGCGCCCGTTCCCACCCACCAGGGCCCAGCGCTACAACCAGCGCAGGCTGCCAACGCGCCCTTCACGGGGCGCTTGGCGGTGGGGCTGTGCGGCGTTCTGCTAGCTGTTCTGCTGGCGGGCTTCAACGAACACGTCACTGAAGGAGGGCTGGCCGACCTCAGCGGCGCGCTTAGTCTGGGCCATGACGATGCCACCTGGCTGACGGCCCTTTTCGAGGCTTTCAACATCGCCGCCATGGCGTTCGCGCCGTGGTTCGCCGTCACGTTCTCCATAAGGTGGCTGGCGCTGGCCATGCTGGCGCTGGCTGCCGCGAGCGCGCTGTGGCTGCCCTTTTGCCCCAACCTGCCCACATTGTGGCTGACGCGCTGCATCCAGGGGCTGGCCTGCGGCAGCCTGCCGCCCCTGCTGATGACGGTAGCGCTGCGCTACCTGCCGCCCAACATCAAAATCTACGGCCTTGGCGCCTACGCGCTGACCTCCACCTTCGGCCCCAATCTGGGGCTGCCACTGGTGGGCTATTTGTTTGAAGGCGCAGGCTGGCATTGGCTGAGCTGGGACATCGTGCCGCTGTGCGCCGCTGCCATGGGCGCCATCGCCTGGGGGCTTCCCCAGGACCCGCTGAAGCTTGAGCGTTTCCGCCAGTTTGACTGGCTTGGCCTCATCACCGGCCTGCCCGCCATTTGCTTCCTGGTCATTGGCCTGTTTGAAGGCGACAGGCTGGATTGGTTCCGCAACCCCGCCATAACGCACCTTATTTTAGCGGGTCTTGTCCTATTCGCCGCCTTCCTCATCAATGAATGGCACCACCCCGTGCCGTTTTTCCGCATTCAGCTTCTGAAGTCGCGCAACGTCTCAGACGCGCTGCTGACGTTAACGGGCGTTCTGGTGCTGGATGTCGCCACGCTGCAGGTGCCTGAGACCTTCCTGGAAGCCGTCCACCACCTGCGCCCCATCCAGATAGCGCCGCTGGCGCTGGGTCTGGCCCTGCCACAGCTGGGCACGCTGGTGCTGGTGGCGGCCTTCTGCAACCTGCGCTGGGTGGATTGTCGCCATGTGTTGCTGGCCGGGCTAGGGCTACAGGGGCTTTCCTACTTCTTGGCCAGCTGGATCGACTTCGATTGGATGGGGGGCGACTTTGGGCCGATGATGGCGCTTCAGGCCCTCAGTCAGCCTATGATCGTCATCCCCATCCTCATGCTGGCCACGTTGAGCCTGCAGCCCACAGACGGGCCATTCATCTCTGGCATGTTCAACATGACCAAGGGCTTCGCTGCGGCTGTGGCTACAGCGCTGTTGGGCGCGTTGCTGCGCAGGCGTGAACAGTACCACTCCACCATGCTGCTTGACCACCACGGCGCCGTGCGTTTCCAGCTGAACGGCCTGGCGGACGGCGCGCCAGGGCTCATCCTGTCCAGGCAGCTGCAACCCCACCTGCAGGCCAGGCAGGCCACGGCCCTGTTTCATGGCACTGTTCACACCCAGGCCACCATCCTGGCTTGCGCTGACATCCTCACCATTATGGTTGGGCTGTGCGGTGCGTTGTTCGCGCTCAACCTCATTCTGCCGCAGCGGGTGTACCCGCCTGGCAGCGCGCAGCCAAAGCCGCCACCTGCACAGTCGTTCCCTGCACAGCCGCTCCCAGCACAAAGGAGGGGGACATGA
- a CDS encoding zinc-binding alcohol dehydrogenase family protein, whose protein sequence is MHAIGFTKPGPLSAPDALVDFEVGVPTPGPRDILVRIEAISVNPADVKVRASATPPKGQPRILGWDGAGTVVATGAQVESFKVGDEVFFAGDISRPGSYADFTLVDERLVARKPQSLDWAEAAAMPLTMLTAWEGLFERLGVGHRALTDAAQATGPAPGAGEALLVIGGAGGVGSSVIQLASALTGLTVVATASRPETACWATRMGAHHIIDHHGAMVDEYACLSLPAPRYVFSTQATDRHLGALAELIAPEGAMVMIDDPEVLNVTPFKRKSVGVHWEFMFTRPLLATPTMARQGEILKNVATLLDAKVLRTTAHTKLAGLNATTLKLAHGIVESNRAVGKVVITR, encoded by the coding sequence ATGCACGCTATTGGCTTCACCAAGCCAGGGCCGCTTTCAGCGCCTGACGCACTGGTAGATTTTGAGGTGGGCGTTCCCACGCCAGGCCCGCGCGACATCCTGGTGCGGATTGAGGCCATCTCCGTCAACCCTGCAGACGTCAAGGTGCGCGCCAGCGCAACACCTCCCAAAGGCCAGCCACGCATCCTGGGGTGGGACGGCGCCGGCACCGTTGTGGCCACAGGCGCGCAGGTGGAATCCTTCAAGGTTGGTGACGAGGTCTTCTTCGCTGGCGACATCAGCAGGCCTGGATCCTACGCCGACTTCACCCTGGTAGATGAGCGCCTGGTGGCGCGCAAACCCCAAAGCCTGGACTGGGCAGAGGCCGCCGCCATGCCACTTACCATGCTGACGGCCTGGGAAGGGCTGTTCGAACGCCTTGGCGTGGGCCACCGCGCCCTGACAGACGCAGCCCAGGCCACAGGCCCTGCGCCAGGGGCTGGGGAAGCGCTGCTAGTCATTGGCGGCGCTGGCGGCGTGGGGTCGAGCGTCATCCAGCTGGCCAGCGCCCTAACGGGCTTAACGGTGGTGGCTACGGCCTCCAGGCCGGAAACGGCCTGCTGGGCCACGCGCATGGGCGCGCACCACATCATCGACCATCATGGGGCGATGGTGGATGAATACGCCTGCCTTAGCCTGCCTGCACCACGTTATGTGTTCTCCACCCAGGCCACGGACAGGCACCTGGGCGCCCTAGCTGAACTGATCGCGCCTGAAGGCGCCATGGTGATGATTGACGACCCAGAGGTGCTGAACGTCACGCCCTTCAAGCGCAAAAGCGTTGGTGTGCATTGGGAGTTCATGTTCACCAGGCCCCTTTTGGCAACGCCAACCATGGCCAGGCAGGGGGAGATCCTCAAAAACGTTGCAACCCTGCTGGACGCTAAAGTGCTGCGAACCACCGCCCACACGAAGCTAGCGGGGCTGAACGCCACTACCCTCAAGCTGGCGCACGGCATCGTTGAAAGCAACCGGGCCGTTGGCAAGGTCGTCATCACCCGTTGA
- a CDS encoding pectate lyase family protein encodes MVKPFSLAALTALPLLSALVLPCPLASAATDISLDTSTAQGAALARTEAERQSTFMEPQDFLNASQGQTTAGLVQGQVDVGPIINTMLGQGVRSIYLPCGFYKLATTINLPSYAKLQGAGACTVLSLQSSTGDGIAGRNVSFTSLRDFTMEADVVKQSGAAIAYYNAFETGIENIPFTNGLVNNVQGLHYDNIYLEGANSTHISHVSGRGASHNGITATGRSKRAEDTYVTSSGFDSYGRAPLELIWASGVYLSSLDLLHGQAAGILVDPDISKSQEVDGLRATAVLGDSNIGPGWLLGGSGPITEFNITNCWGSTNGFKPGTMDSAGLAPAQGFALTNPAANGVTVASSEFHANTGAGIDIEQGTHIIVNGNAVYMNAYNNPKRFPGIYVGNLPDMVTVTNNQSGAGGEAQNIQGGTRTSLQSYGIQSSVQPDGHVAQFEGNMGTGNQLGAFNIPTGGSLIVLGNGGN; translated from the coding sequence ATGGTAAAGCCCTTTTCCCTGGCAGCCTTAACGGCACTGCCACTTCTCAGCGCCCTGGTACTGCCCTGCCCCCTGGCCAGCGCCGCCACAGACATCAGCTTGGATACCAGTACAGCCCAGGGCGCAGCACTGGCCCGCACAGAGGCTGAACGTCAGTCCACCTTCATGGAGCCGCAGGATTTCCTGAACGCCAGCCAGGGCCAAACCACAGCAGGCCTGGTGCAGGGGCAAGTTGATGTCGGCCCCATCATCAACACCATGTTGGGCCAGGGCGTGCGCAGCATTTATCTGCCTTGTGGGTTTTACAAGCTGGCCACCACCATCAACCTGCCGAGCTACGCCAAGCTGCAAGGGGCTGGCGCTTGCACGGTGCTTTCACTGCAAAGCTCCACAGGGGATGGCATCGCTGGGCGTAATGTCAGCTTCACCAGCCTGCGTGACTTCACCATGGAGGCGGACGTGGTCAAGCAGTCTGGCGCCGCCATTGCCTATTACAACGCTTTTGAGACCGGGATTGAGAACATCCCCTTCACCAATGGGCTGGTGAACAACGTTCAAGGGCTGCATTACGACAACATTTACCTGGAAGGCGCTAACAGCACCCACATCAGTCATGTTTCAGGACGCGGCGCCAGCCACAACGGCATTACCGCCACGGGACGGTCAAAACGCGCTGAGGACACCTACGTCACCAGCTCTGGCTTTGACAGCTATGGCCGCGCACCCCTAGAGCTCATCTGGGCATCTGGCGTTTACCTGTCGTCACTTGACCTGCTGCATGGCCAAGCGGCCGGCATTCTGGTGGACCCAGACATCAGCAAAAGCCAGGAAGTGGATGGGCTGCGCGCCACAGCCGTGCTGGGGGACAGCAACATCGGCCCAGGCTGGCTGCTGGGCGGGAGTGGCCCCATCACTGAATTCAACATCACCAACTGCTGGGGATCCACCAACGGTTTCAAGCCTGGCACGATGGATAGCGCAGGCCTGGCGCCCGCGCAGGGGTTCGCCCTCACCAATCCAGCCGCCAATGGCGTCACGGTGGCCTCTTCAGAGTTTCACGCCAACACGGGCGCTGGCATCGACATCGAGCAAGGCACCCACATCATCGTTAATGGCAATGCGGTGTACATGAACGCCTACAACAACCCCAAGCGCTTCCCTGGCATCTATGTGGGGAACCTGCCTGACATGGTGACGGTCACCAACAACCAGTCCGGCGCTGGCGGGGAGGCGCAGAACATCCAAGGGGGCACGCGCACCAGCCTCCAGTCCTACGGCATTCAGTCATCCGTGCAGCCAGATGGCCACGTGGCGCAGTTCGAAGGTAATATGGGTACGGGCAACCAGCTGGGCGCCTTCAACATCCCCACAGGCGGCAGCCTCATCGTCTTGGGCAATGGTGGCAACTGA
- a CDS encoding glycosyl hydrolase family 28-related protein → MTTPSIAPQSAQDDGTPITLQQAQARSWPSIIDYGAIVGGVHDCSSAFQDAYQAGLNDPTKSVIHVPPGVYLCKQTVMCGGGVTFVGSPLVVDNGEDGTNPDPDKRGTNGTTLLFPEGVSTMVQVGNEQLGGQGGGIMGIKLMREGWGKGDFNPAAAIPAGSIGVDYVNANNPVCQDIMVAGCETGFRFISTDGGNGISCQARNLHTSAITGSHVVLSTWPELYIEGSRFGLNGATYDCPCDAFITVTGGVVGNPAAGPNTLFCSNVQFNLGNNWVDSLIAWKDMTPDYRSDVETWHFTNCHVETINNIVRTDSTLRTLDDLAFTNCSFYFQPPAGESSSGWAVDQATQVTRCQFNGCAINTSLALEMGAGSDMAFTGNMVRGSFSFTSTHTTSDGGPRLALANNVLESGLLNLSGVWNELSVAGGTCSGVNDFATAGHKSILLPPNTYLGAPVYLKTPNGADLAFQEDSNIVLYGAQRQVLASFNTQESNPVPSFPQGITTPSVNGQATQRLDVQARHGDSVTYPSAFKEAPSVHITPAAAGGGFWLAAVDTSQTHDGQGFTLAVWNMAEGRPETAQAVPFTITATGPAL, encoded by the coding sequence ATGACCACTCCTTCAATCGCCCCCCAGTCTGCGCAGGATGACGGCACGCCCATCACCCTGCAGCAGGCCCAGGCGCGCTCCTGGCCTTCCATCATCGACTACGGTGCCATCGTTGGTGGTGTGCATGATTGCTCAAGCGCTTTCCAGGACGCTTACCAGGCAGGCCTGAACGACCCCACCAAAAGCGTCATCCATGTGCCGCCGGGGGTGTATCTCTGCAAGCAGACCGTGATGTGCGGTGGCGGCGTCACCTTTGTGGGTAGCCCCTTGGTGGTGGATAATGGGGAGGATGGCACCAACCCGGACCCTGACAAAAGGGGGACAAACGGCACAACGCTGCTGTTCCCTGAGGGCGTCTCCACTATGGTGCAAGTGGGCAACGAGCAACTGGGCGGCCAGGGTGGCGGTATCATGGGCATCAAGCTCATGCGTGAAGGCTGGGGCAAGGGTGACTTCAACCCAGCTGCCGCCATCCCTGCAGGGTCCATTGGTGTGGACTACGTCAACGCTAACAACCCCGTTTGCCAGGACATCATGGTGGCTGGCTGTGAAACGGGCTTCCGGTTCATCTCCACTGATGGTGGCAACGGCATCTCCTGCCAAGCGCGCAACCTCCACACCAGCGCTATCACGGGCAGCCATGTCGTGCTGTCCACCTGGCCAGAGCTTTACATTGAAGGCTCGCGCTTTGGCCTCAACGGCGCCACCTATGACTGCCCGTGCGATGCCTTCATCACGGTGACGGGTGGCGTGGTGGGCAACCCCGCTGCAGGCCCCAACACGCTTTTCTGCTCCAATGTTCAGTTCAATTTGGGCAACAACTGGGTGGACAGCCTGATTGCCTGGAAGGACATGACCCCTGACTACCGCAGTGATGTTGAAACGTGGCACTTCACCAACTGCCATGTGGAGACCATCAACAACATCGTCCGCACCGACAGCACGCTGCGCACGCTTGATGATCTGGCCTTCACCAATTGCTCCTTCTATTTCCAGCCCCCCGCTGGCGAAAGCAGCTCTGGCTGGGCGGTGGACCAAGCCACTCAGGTGACGCGGTGTCAGTTCAACGGCTGTGCTATCAACACCAGCTTGGCTTTGGAAATGGGGGCTGGTTCAGACATGGCCTTCACTGGCAATATGGTGCGTGGCTCCTTCTCCTTCACAAGCACCCACACCACTTCAGATGGCGGTCCGCGCCTGGCCCTGGCCAACAATGTGTTGGAGAGTGGCCTGCTAAACCTCTCAGGCGTGTGGAACGAGCTTTCCGTGGCAGGCGGAACGTGCAGTGGCGTGAACGACTTTGCCACGGCTGGGCACAAAAGCATCCTCCTGCCGCCCAACACCTACCTTGGCGCGCCGGTTTATCTCAAAACGCCTAACGGTGCCGACCTGGCCTTCCAGGAAGACAGCAACATCGTCCTCTATGGAGCGCAGCGGCAAGTCCTAGCCAGCTTTAACACGCAAGAAAGCAATCCCGTGCCCAGCTTCCCGCAGGGCATCACCACGCCTAGCGTCAATGGCCAGGCCACCCAGCGCCTGGATGTGCAGGCGCGCCATGGCGACAGCGTCACCTATCCCAGCGCCTTCAAGGAGGCGCCTTCCGTGCACATCACCCCAGCGGCAGCGGGAGGGGGCTTCTGGTTGGCTGCTGTGGACACAAGCCAAACCCACGATGGGCAGGGCTTCACCCTGGCTGTGTGGAACATGGCGGAGGGCCGCCCTGAAACGGCCCAGGCTGTGCCCTTCACCATCACCGCCACAGGCCCAGCCCTCTAA
- a CDS encoding ribbon-helix-helix domain-containing protein, translating to MECRLIKKSFSLAGHRTSVALEGPFWQTLTCMAQAQGHSLPALVALVDNARAQQLVPGLGEATPTPPCGTGGLASALRLAALAWAWQHGGAPGGVDNQTTGPSGR from the coding sequence CTGGAATGCAGGCTCATTAAGAAAAGCTTTTCCCTGGCTGGTCATAGGACATCCGTGGCGCTTGAAGGCCCCTTCTGGCAAACCTTGACTTGCATGGCCCAAGCGCAGGGCCACTCACTGCCTGCGTTGGTGGCGCTTGTGGACAACGCACGTGCCCAGCAGCTTGTGCCCGGGCTGGGGGAAGCCACCCCAACGCCCCCCTGTGGCACAGGGGGGCTGGCCTCCGCCCTGCGCCTGGCGGCGCTAGCATGGGCTTGGCAACATGGCGGCGCGCCTGGTGGCGTTGACAACCAAACAACGGGGCCGTCTGGAAGGTGA
- the tgt gene encoding tRNA guanosine(34) transglycosylase Tgt has protein sequence MAWVAEARQGQARAGWLHTAHGTVPTPTFMPVGTKATVKAMTADAVRATGAGVVLGNTYHLMLRPGAERVAALGGLHKVMDWPGPILTDSGGFQVMSLGALRKLDEDGVTFRSHIDGSPHRLTPESSTAIQHDLDADITMAFDECPALPAPKAVLEASMERSMRWAARSRKAFKARPGYGQFGIVQGGTDRELRLRSIKALVAIGFEGYAIGGLAVGEPQAEMFATLDYTAPALPEDKPRYLMGVGTPDDMLGAVMRGVDMFDCVMPSRAGRTARAYTERGALNLRNARFKDDPRPLSPYEPSPLNRYSRAYLHHLFRTDEILGPMLLTWHNLAYYQRLMRLIRAHVVAGDLEGFAAFLRAQWALGDWGRAEWDGRPDELRF, from the coding sequence ATGGCCTGGGTGGCTGAAGCACGCCAAGGCCAGGCCCGCGCTGGCTGGCTGCACACAGCCCATGGCACTGTGCCCACACCAACCTTCATGCCAGTTGGCACTAAGGCCACGGTGAAGGCTATGACGGCAGACGCCGTGCGCGCCACAGGCGCTGGCGTGGTGCTGGGCAATACGTATCACCTCATGCTGCGCCCAGGCGCTGAACGGGTAGCGGCGCTGGGCGGCCTTCACAAGGTCATGGACTGGCCAGGCCCCATCCTGACCGATTCAGGCGGTTTTCAGGTCATGAGCCTTGGCGCCCTGCGCAAGCTTGACGAAGATGGCGTGACGTTCCGCTCCCACATCGATGGCAGCCCCCACCGCCTGACGCCTGAATCATCCACCGCCATCCAGCATGATTTGGATGCCGACATCACCATGGCCTTTGACGAATGTCCTGCCCTGCCAGCCCCCAAAGCCGTTTTGGAGGCCAGCATGGAGCGTTCCATGCGCTGGGCGGCGCGCTCGCGCAAGGCCTTCAAGGCGCGCCCAGGCTATGGGCAGTTTGGCATTGTGCAGGGCGGGACAGACAGGGAGCTGCGCCTGCGCTCCATCAAAGCGCTGGTCGCTATCGGTTTTGAAGGCTACGCCATTGGCGGCCTGGCTGTGGGGGAACCCCAGGCGGAGATGTTCGCAACCCTTGATTACACTGCTCCAGCGCTGCCTGAGGACAAACCGCGCTACCTGATGGGCGTTGGCACCCCTGATGACATGCTGGGCGCCGTCATGCGCGGCGTGGATATGTTTGACTGCGTGATGCCATCGCGCGCTGGGCGCACGGCGCGCGCCTACACGGAACGGGGCGCGCTGAACCTGCGCAATGCGCGCTTCAAGGATGACCCGCGCCCCCTCAGCCCCTATGAACCATCGCCGCTTAACCGTTACAGCAGGGCTTACCTGCACCATCTTTTTCGCACAGATGAAATCCTGGGCCCCATGCTGCTGACATGGCACAACCTGGCCTATTACCAACGCTTGATGCGCCTCATCAGGGCGCACGTTGTGGCGGGGGATTTGGAGGGCTTTGCCGCCTTCCTGCGCGCCCAATGGGCACTGGGCGACTGGGGGCGGGCTGAATGGGACGGCCGCCCTGATGAACTGCGCTTCTGA
- the queA gene encoding tRNA preQ1(34) S-adenosylmethionine ribosyltransferase-isomerase QueA: protein MVAQRTIPPAPSPQAAGDSMAPFDFDLPKARIALSPARPRDQARLLHVQGGQRTFHHVRDLPGLLRPGDLLIVNDTAVLHAKLAALRVAERGTAHIGLTLDRPLADGSWHVLARNARKLRPGDNLRFEGSTATATVLTNEGDGAATLRFSVEGASFDHFLETCGVLALPPYIDRPNGPTADDERDYTTLFAAHKGAVAAPTAGLHFTPELMAALAERGVERHSVTLHVGAGTFLPVRGALADHKMHSEWGHVSAATANAVNKAHQEGRRVVAVGTTSLRLLESACQPDGTLAPWRGETDIFIKPGYRFRCVDALMTNFHLPRSTLFMLVCAFAGTEPMRAAYSSAIEAGMRFYSYGDACLLEKAPEA from the coding sequence ATGGTTGCACAACGCACAATACCCCCAGCACCCAGCCCCCAAGCGGCTGGGGACAGCATGGCCCCTTTTGACTTCGACCTGCCCAAGGCGCGCATCGCCCTCAGCCCAGCGCGCCCGCGCGACCAGGCGCGCCTGCTGCATGTGCAGGGGGGGCAGCGCACTTTCCACCATGTGCGCGACCTGCCAGGGCTGCTGCGCCCTGGGGACCTGCTGATCGTCAACGACACGGCTGTCCTCCATGCCAAGCTGGCGGCGCTGCGGGTGGCTGAACGCGGCACAGCCCATATTGGCCTGACGCTTGACCGCCCCTTGGCTGATGGCAGCTGGCATGTCCTGGCGCGCAATGCCCGCAAGCTGCGCCCAGGGGATAATTTGCGTTTTGAAGGCAGCACAGCGACCGCCACCGTCCTGACCAATGAGGGGGACGGCGCCGCCACGCTGCGCTTTTCTGTGGAGGGGGCATCTTTCGACCACTTCCTTGAAACCTGCGGCGTCCTGGCCCTGCCCCCTTACATCGACCGCCCTAACGGCCCCACAGCTGATGACGAGCGCGACTACACAACCCTTTTCGCCGCCCACAAAGGCGCTGTGGCAGCCCCCACAGCAGGGCTGCACTTCACCCCTGAGCTCATGGCGGCCCTGGCAGAACGGGGGGTGGAGCGCCACAGCGTGACGCTGCATGTGGGGGCAGGCACATTCCTGCCTGTGCGCGGCGCGCTGGCGGACCACAAAATGCATTCTGAATGGGGCCATGTCAGCGCTGCCACGGCCAACGCCGTCAATAAGGCCCACCAAGAGGGGCGCCGGGTGGTGGCTGTGGGCACCACAAGCCTGCGCCTGCTGGAAAGCGCTTGTCAGCCTGATGGCACCTTGGCGCCCTGGCGGGGGGAGACGGACATTTTCATCAAGCCTGGTTACCGTTTCCGCTGTGTTGATGCGCTGATGACCAACTTCCACCTGCCACGTTCAACGCTGTTCATGCTTGTGTGCGCCTTCGCAGGCACGGAGCCCATGCGCGCCGCCTATAGCAGCGCCATTGAAGCGGGGATGCGCTTCTACTCCTACGGTGACGCCTGCCTGCTGGAGAAGGCCCCTGAGGCGTGA
- a CDS encoding MlaC/ttg2D family ABC transporter substrate-binding protein, protein MRFFGNAARGAAIAVVASMAFQGTAHASQATDFVDHLGHEMVAVLNSSQSMDQKRRDFVPIVDHNVNIPAIARYCLGRYWRTATPAQREEYVRLFKAVMLNAVLVQMGQYTNISYTLLGSVPSPDGEKVTLQITRPGQDPVTMTVVVAGQPPKLVDIYGEGASMRLTQRTDYTSFLSRHGGNVQTLIDALQRKVNAGN, encoded by the coding sequence ATGCGTTTTTTTGGTAATGCCGCCCGCGGTGCGGCCATCGCCGTGGTGGCAAGCATGGCTTTTCAAGGCACAGCCCACGCCAGCCAGGCAACGGACTTCGTTGACCATCTGGGCCATGAGATGGTGGCTGTCCTGAACTCATCGCAGTCCATGGACCAAAAGCGGCGCGACTTCGTGCCCATCGTTGACCACAACGTCAATATCCCTGCCATTGCCCGCTACTGCCTGGGGCGCTACTGGCGCACTGCTACACCTGCCCAGCGCGAGGAATACGTGCGCCTGTTCAAGGCCGTGATGCTGAACGCCGTGCTGGTGCAGATGGGGCAGTACACCAACATCTCCTACACGTTGCTGGGTTCCGTCCCCAGCCCTGATGGTGAAAAGGTGACCTTGCAAATCACCCGCCCAGGCCAGGACCCCGTGACGATGACAGTGGTGGTGGCCGGCCAGCCGCCCAAGCTTGTGGACATCTATGGCGAAGGCGCCTCCATGCGCTTGACCCAGCGCACGGACTACACTTCCTTCCTCTCCCGCCATGGCGGCAATGTGCAAACGTTGATTGACGCCCTCCAGCGCAAGGTCAACGCCGGCAACTAA